In one Streptomyces sp. NBC_01288 genomic region, the following are encoded:
- a CDS encoding AAA family ATPase has product MSELFTDADDVRRRLDEVGHLVDDGTATALLLATLLDRPLLLEGEPGVGKTSAAKALAKALDTPLIRLQCYEGLTAGEALYEWNYQRQLLAVRLTETHGRELSDADLFTEDFLLDRPLLRAVRHQGPLPPVLLIDEIDRADDEFEALLFEFLGESAISIPELGTFTAVRPPVVVLTSNRSRELHDALRRRCLYHWIDFPTPERTAEILRRTVPAANEPLIASTTEFIGRVRELDLDKAPGMAEAIDWVSALAALRVARLARDDIVRTLSTVAKSPDDRTAVVGALDALGYPEEARTP; this is encoded by the coding sequence GTGAGCGAACTCTTCACGGACGCCGATGACGTACGGCGGCGGCTCGACGAGGTCGGCCACCTCGTCGACGACGGCACGGCGACCGCCCTCCTCCTGGCCACGTTGCTCGACCGGCCGCTGCTGCTGGAGGGCGAGCCCGGCGTGGGCAAGACCAGTGCCGCGAAGGCACTCGCCAAGGCGCTGGACACTCCGCTGATCCGGCTCCAGTGCTACGAGGGACTGACGGCGGGCGAGGCGCTGTACGAGTGGAACTACCAGCGCCAACTCCTCGCCGTCCGGCTCACCGAGACGCACGGACGGGAGCTGTCCGACGCCGACCTGTTCACCGAGGACTTCCTCCTCGACCGGCCCCTGCTGCGTGCGGTACGTCATCAAGGCCCACTGCCGCCCGTGCTGTTGATCGACGAGATCGACCGGGCCGACGACGAGTTCGAGGCGCTGCTCTTCGAGTTCCTGGGCGAATCCGCCATCAGCATCCCGGAGTTGGGCACCTTCACCGCCGTACGCCCGCCCGTCGTGGTGCTCACCTCCAACCGCAGCCGAGAACTCCACGACGCGCTGCGCAGACGCTGCCTCTACCACTGGATCGACTTCCCGACGCCCGAACGCACGGCGGAGATCCTGCGCCGTACGGTACCGGCCGCGAACGAGCCGCTGATCGCGTCCACGACCGAATTCATCGGCCGGGTGCGCGAGTTGGACCTCGACAAGGCGCCCGGCATGGCGGAGGCCATCGACTGGGTCTCCGCCCTGGCGGCACTGCGGGTCGCGCGACTGGCCCGCGACGACATCGTCCGCACGCTCAGCACCGTCGCCAAGAGCCCCGACGACCGCACCGCCGTCGTCGGCGCCCTCGACGCACTCGGCTACCCCGAAGAAGCGAGGACACCATGA
- a CDS encoding XdhC family protein gives MTGKLSARALELTERRVPFVHARVVRAQAPASAHPGDEAIVHGDGTIDGFVGGQCAEGSVRTAALGALHDGGPLLLRVLPQGDAEFPETPGARVVVNPCLSGGALEIFLEPVLPPPLIEVVGTTPVAEACVAFAALLGYATARSLPELPPTAHTSAVIVAGQGRGDAESLRAALDAGVGHIALVASHRRAAALLDELGLTELERSRVHAPAGLDIGARTPPEIALSILADVVRVVHASKTPVPEHPAQAVDPVCGMTVTVGPDTPHLTTGEGEFWFCGPGCRDRWSPGGRATG, from the coding sequence ATGACCGGCAAGTTGAGTGCCCGCGCCCTCGAACTCACCGAGCGGCGCGTGCCGTTCGTCCACGCGCGCGTGGTGCGGGCCCAGGCGCCCGCCTCGGCACACCCCGGCGACGAGGCCATCGTGCACGGCGACGGCACCATCGACGGCTTCGTCGGCGGCCAGTGCGCCGAGGGTTCCGTGCGTACGGCCGCGCTCGGCGCCCTGCACGACGGCGGACCGCTGCTGCTGCGCGTCCTGCCGCAGGGGGACGCCGAGTTCCCCGAGACGCCGGGGGCGCGGGTCGTGGTCAACCCCTGCCTGTCCGGAGGCGCGTTGGAGATCTTCCTGGAGCCGGTGCTGCCGCCGCCACTGATCGAGGTCGTCGGAACCACGCCGGTCGCGGAGGCCTGCGTCGCGTTCGCCGCCCTGCTCGGCTACGCCACGGCACGCTCCCTGCCCGAACTCCCGCCCACCGCCCACACGTCGGCGGTGATCGTGGCAGGGCAGGGGCGCGGCGACGCGGAGTCCCTGCGCGCCGCCCTCGACGCGGGCGTCGGGCACATCGCGCTGGTCGCCAGCCACCGCCGTGCCGCCGCCCTCCTCGACGAACTCGGCCTGACCGAGTTGGAACGGTCCCGCGTGCATGCTCCGGCCGGGCTGGACATCGGCGCCCGTACGCCACCGGAGATCGCGCTGTCGATCCTGGCGGACGTGGTGCGGGTCGTACACGCGTCGAAGACACCCGTGCCCGAGCACCCTGCCCAGGCCGTGGACCCGGTGTGCGGCATGACCGTGACCGTGGGCCCCGACACACCCCATCTCACCACCGGGGAGGGCGAGTTCTGGTTCTGCGGTCCGGGCTGCCGGGACCGCTGGTCCCCGGGTGGGCGGGCCACCGGGTGA